Genomic segment of Gloeocapsa sp. PCC 7428:
CTTTAATCCAGTTAGGATTGCGTATGGGCGCTGTTACAGATGCGTCTTTACATTTTGGTGGTGGAGGAGAAGACAGAGGAGTGCAAAGCATGACAGTGGGACAACCCATCCCTCATTTACAGCGCAATCAACCGCAACCAATCCGTGTTGGTGTGATTGGAGTAGGCAACATGGGACAACATCATACCCGTGTTCTGAGTTTACTCAAAGATGTAGAACTCGTTGGTGTTGCCGATATCAACATCGAGCGGGGGCTAGATATTGCGAGCAAGTACCGCATCCGGTTTTTTGAAGACTATCGCGATCTGCTGCCGCATGTCGAGGCAGTTTGTGTAGCTGTTCCCACCCGCTTGCATCACGCTGTCGGGATGACCTGTCTCCAGGCGGGAATTCATGTTTTGATTGAAAAGCCGATTGCTGCTAGTATCGCTGAAGCTGAATCTTTGGTAAATGCCGCAGCCGAATCACAGTGTATTCTACAAGTTGGTCATATCGAACGCTTTAATCCTGCATTCCAAGAACTCAGCAAAGTCCTGAAAACTGAGGAGTTGCTAGCTTTAGAAGCGCATCGCATGAGTCCTTATTCTCAACGCGCCAACGATGTTTCGGTGGTTTTAGATTTAATGATTCATGACATCGACTTACTACTAGAGTTAGCTGGCGCACCGATCGTTAAGTTAACCGCAAGTGGTAGTCGTGCTGCTGGTTCTGGTTACTTAGATTATGTCACTGCGATTCTTGGCTTCGCGAATGGGATTGTGGCAACACTCACCGCGAGTAAAGTCACGCATCGCAAAATTCGGCGAATTGCAGCGCATTGTAAAAACTCGCTGACAGAAGCAGATTTTCTGAATAATGAAATCTTGATTCACCGTCAGACAACCGCCAACTACATGACAGATTACGGTCAGGTACTTTATCGTCAAGATGGCTTGATTGAGAAAGTTTACACAAGTAACATCGAACCACTACACGCCGAATTAGAACACTTTGTCTCATGCGTACGTGGTGGCAATCAACCTTCAGTAGGCGGCGAACAAGCGCTTAAAGCTTTACGTCTAGCCAGTTCCATTGAGCAGATGGCTTTAGATGGGAAAGCTTGGAAAGAAGAAGTAGAGCTTTATCAACGTAATGGCTCTGCGGTCGTTATCTAAGCTTCCAAAATTATATATTTATTATATACAGCCCAATTCTGTTGTCAGATGAGGGCTTTTTTAGAGGAATCAGGGATCGGAGGTTAGGGAATTTTTCCTTATGTCATTTGTTGGGGAGGTAAATCTAAACGCTTTATTCGTAAGTGTTGTGCGCCGTCTTCCCACAATTTTTTCAGCTTTTCGGAAATAAGTCTATAAATTTGACACCAAATCGCGATCGCGTGTTTTTTATCTTGTCCATGATTGCCAACTTGTCTCTTTCCGCAATAGCATAAAAAAGATTTTTTTAATCATAAGTTTTACAAATTAGCAAGTAAAAATATTAAAATCGAAAACGGATAAGATCAGAATTCTGACACTAGAGGAGAGCATATATGTCTGACTTAGACCGTGGCATCATGAAATTTAAGGGAGCCGATTCCCCTAAAGCGGTTGCGATTTCAACAATGCTGATATTAGGTTCAATCGCGGTTCTCATTTTATGGGCGCTGCAAGTAGCCTATACTCAATAGTGAATAGGAGGCGTCGGAGGTCAGAGATCAGAAAGCAGAGTCAACCGAAGATTAAGCGATAGACGCCGCAGCGATCGCATCGCTAGCAAGTTCAACACAAATATTTCTAGATACAAATCTATACAAAACTCTGATTGCTGACCTCTGTTTTTGCCATGCACCGAGGTATTACTTTAAAGTAAGAAGCAAATCATAAAAATAATCTGCCAAAGTTGCGTTACTCTAACTAATCAGAAGTCCCTCAACCCTAGTTTCTAATTCTAAAATGCTGCAAGTCTGGGGTGCGATCGCTATTTTTTTGATCTGTCCCCTCATTGGTGGATTACCATTAATTGCTTGGATGACATCAGCGCTGACGCGGCGTAACTTAGCAAATATCGGTACAGGAAATATCAGTGTTTCCGCAGCTTTTTATCACGGTGGTAAACTTGCAGGCATTCTCGCAGTTTTATCTGAAGCTTTAAAAGGAATAGCGGCGGTGCTGATGGCGCGGGCGTTCTTTCCCCAAGCCCCCGAATGGGAGTTAATCGCCTTAATTGCGCTGGTAATGGGGCGCTATTGGATCGGTAGAGGTGCGGGAACGACAAATGTAGTTTGGGGATTTATTGTTCACGATCCGGTTGTTGCAGGTTTAGTATTTCTGATTGGTGGAATAAGTTTTACTGTCTTACGCGAAAGACAATTAGGCAAATATGGCATTTTAATTTTATTTCCGTTGTTGACCGCGTTGCTCCGCCCGCATGACTCAGCCCGAATTGTTGCGGCGATCGCACTCGCGGTTCTACTAGGATGGATTTATCAAAAAATCCCTGACGATTTAAACTTAACAGCAGATGCAGGACACGCGGAGTCGCAAAAAGTGTTTCGCTTTTTTCGTGGTGATAAAGCCATAGTTTCTTTAAGTGATGAATTATCAGCGGCTCAAGTCGGGCAAAAAGCTGCTACGCTATCACAATTACTACGCTGGGGCTACCCAGTGCCAAAGGGTTGGGTACTTCCTCCTGGTGATGACTCAGAACCTTTCGTAACTTATCTCCCAACCTCGGAAAAGTCCCCTTTAGTTGTACGTTCTTCCGCCGTAGGCGAAGATTCTCAGCAAGCCTCAGCCGCAGGACAGTATAAAACAGTTTTAAATGTAACAAGTCAAGCGCAATTACAGCAGGCGATCGCCTCGGTTTTAGCTTCTTACGACAATCCAAGTGCGATCGAGTACCGCAAAGGGCGTGGTTTGCCAGAAGCTGCAATGGCGGTACTGATTCAAACACAAGTCCAGGGTGTATTTTCTGGAGTTGCGTTTAGCCGCGATCCGATGACGCAGCAAGGTGATGCTGTGGTAATTGAAGCTTTACCAGGAAATGCTAGCAAAGTTGTTTCGGGACAAGTGACACCAGAGCAATATCGCGTTATTGTGTCCCAAGCTGACTTAGAACATAGCCAAAACTGGGTTTTACCGGAAAATATTGCGTTAGCTGTTGAAGGTGAGGGGGATATTCCACCACGCTTGATTCGACAAGTTGCTTTTTTAGCCCGACACCTTGAGGCGCGCTATCACGGTATTCCACAAGATATCGAGTGGAGTTACGATGGTGAAACTTTGTGGTTGTTACAATCGCGCCCGATTACAACGCTGTTACCAATTTGGACGCGGAAAATCGCTGCTGAAGTCATTCCTGGGTTGATTCGTCCGCTCACTTGGTCAATCAATCGTCCTTTAACTTGTGGCGTGTGGGGCGAAATCTTCACGATTGTTTTAGGAAGTCGCGCGCGGGGTTTAGATTTTAATCAAACTGCAACTTTGCATTATTCGCGGGCTTACTTTAATGCTTCTTTGCTAGGGCGGATCTTTTTACGCATGGGTTTACCGCCGGAAAGTTTGGAGTTTTTGACGCGAGGGGCAAAGTTTAGTAAACCGCCGTTACGTTCGACGCTACGCAATACTCCAGGTTTAATGCGGTTACTCAATCGCGAGTTGAATTTAGTTAAAGATTTTGAAAAAGATTACCGACAACACTTTCAGCCAGCGTTGGTTGCGTTGCATGACTTGAGCGATCGCGATCCCGCAAAGTTGCTATCACAAATCGACTCGATTTTGGTGTTGCTGAAAAGGGCGACTTATTACAGTATTTTGGCACCTTTGAGCGCGGCTTTACGGCAGGCGATTTTTAAGGCAAAAGATACAGAAATCGATAACAGTCTGACTCCTGAAGTTGCGGCGTTGCGATCGCTTGCGCAACTTGCTGAGGATGCGCGTCGTGTCTTACCTGTGGTACCAGAATCTACAGAATCGGTGTTTGTGCAGTTGGCGGCGACAGATCGCGGTAGAGAGATTTTACAACGGTTTGATGAGTTGTTGGCGCGTTATGGTTATTTGAGTGAAGTGGGGACTGATATTGCAGTTCCCACTTGGCGGGAGGAACCGGAGTATGTGCGCGAGTTGTTTGTGCAGTTTGTGGGGAATGAGGGGTTAGAAAGGAACGAACCACAAAGACGCATAGACGGCCGTAAGGCGGCTTCTCGTGGAGTAGGACGCAAAGGAAAGAAAGGTTTGGTGCAAGCGCGTGTTGATTTGAAGGGGAGGGTGACGGAGGTTTATAGTCAGTTGTTGGCGCATTTGCGTTGGCGGTTTGTGGCTTTGGAACGAGTTTGGATTGCGTCGGGATTGTTGGAATCTACGGGGGATATTTTCTTTTTGGAGTTTGAGGAAGTGCGGCGGGTTGTTGCGGGTATTGACTCGAAGAAGTTGAGTTATGATTTGCAGGATTTGGTGACACAGCGGCGATCGCGCTTGGAAAATGACCGTATTTTAGACGCACCTTTTCTCGTCTATGGTAATTCTCCACCTGCTCCTTCTGCTCCCTCTATTTCCTCTGCTTCCCTACTACAGGGCATTGGTGCTAGTCCTGGTAGGGTGGAAGGATATGTTAAGGTGTTACGCAATTTGCAAGGAGTTTCTGCGATTGACCGCGATACGATTTTGGTCGTACCTTATACTGATTCTGGCTGGGCACCACTATTAGCAAGATCTGGTGGATTGATTGCAGAAGTAGGAGGACGTCTTTCTCATGGGGCTATTGTGGCGCGCGAGTACGGATTACCGGCAGTTATGGATATTCATAATGCGACGGTTATTCTGAAAGATGGGCAAAGAGTACAAATCGATGGTCAGCTAGGAACCGTGCAAATTCTTTCCGATTAAATTTAGCGAATATCTACAATAATATGACTCGTCGAGCATTGCTACTCGTCAATCGTCACGCGCGCCAAGGACGCAATCTTGCACAAGCGATCGCGCAGTTGGAAAGCTTGGGCTTGGAGTTGATTCCAGAAATCACTGAAGATGCGCGGTTTTTGCCGGAAATTATTCGCAGTTATCAAAATAAAGTTGATTTAGCAATTGTAGGTGGTGGCGATGGAACGTTGAATGCTGCGGTTGATGGTTTGGTAGATTCGCACTTACCTTTGGGAATTTTGCCTTTGGGAACTGCTAATGACTTAGCACGTACGCTGGGAATTCCGAATCTTGCCGCAGCTTGTAAAATTATTGCTCGCGGTAATATTCAGTACATTGACTTGGGCTGGGTCAATGGTAAGCACTTTTTTAATGTTGCCAGTCTTGGGCTGAGTGTCCAAATTACCCAAAAGCTGACGAAGGAAGCTAAGCGACGTTGGGGAGTTTTTGCGTATGCTATAACGGCAATTGAAGCGATGTGGCAAGCGCACCCATTTTACGCAGAAATTCGGCGCAATGGACAATCAATTCAGGTGAAAACGATTCAGATTGCGGTTGGCAATGGTCGTTACTATGGAGGTGGAATGGCGATCGTACACGATGCCAAAATTAATGACCAAAGGTTGGATGTGTACAGTTTAGAAATACAGCATTGGTGGCAAATGTTAACTTTATTTCCGGCACTGCGACGCGGAAGGCATACGAAATCGTCGGGTGTTCGGGCTTTTCACGGTCAGGAAATCGAAGTATACACGCGTAAACCACTGCCAATCAATACCGATGGAGAAATTACAACGTATACGCCTGCGCATTTTCGTGTGATTCCTCGTGCTTTAGCGGTTTTGATGCCTTAACTGTTTTAATACGAACACCCAATGCTTAGATTTTCTCACGATATTAAATTACTGCTAGAAAAATTAGCTTCTCAGCCGTTAACAATTGGTGAGATTCTGGCAGAAACCTCGGAAAGGGGTTTTAGCTTGGTGATTGCGTTACTCGTTTTACCCTTTTTGTTTCCTATGCCACCTGGGTTCACAGGTCCCTTAGGTTCGGGCTGTTTGTTACTTTCGTTACAAATGGCTTTGGGAAGGCGATCGCCTTGGTTGCCTAAAAAAGTTGCACAATTTCAGTTTCCCCGCCGTTTTGTCGTGCAAATTCTCCAAAATTTACGACGTGTCACGCGCATAGTTGAAAAAATTGCGCGTCCGCGTTGGACTGCACTCGCCCAAAGCCATATCGCTTGGCAACTTAATGGAGTGTGTATTTCTTGGTTGACAATCTTGTTAATTTCTCCGATTCCTTTTACAAACCCGATTCCCACTGTAGGAATCTTGCTATTTGCTGTGGCGACTTTGGAATCGGACGGTTTATTAATGTGTGTGAGTTATGTACTGACGGCTTTGATTACTTTAATAGTCGTATCTATTGGTTACACACTTTGGCAGGCTCCCAATTTTTTGCCGAATGTATTTTAAGCCCCTAGATCCCCCAATAGTGGGGGACTTTGAGGTAATCTGACACGTTTGGTTATTTCCCGCCCTCTGAGTTTTGAGATGTTGGCGTGAAAGTTTCTCTAGCGCGTTTCTTGTCGTCGGTCTACAACTTTTACGTTAGGTTCAGTAGTTGTACTGTTGACAACGCGTTCGGTATGAACTTCGCTAGTGTATTGTGGTGTTCTTTGCTCAACAGTTTCAACTTGCGTTGGAGTTGTGTTTGTACGGCTTTGGCTAACAGGTATATCGTATACTGCCCACTGATGAATACCTCGGCTACTTAAAACTGTGCCAGCGCGGTCAATATCTGCGGCGGTACCTTCTACAAACACTAGGTAATCGCCTTGCGAGACGCGATCGCTGTATCCTTGTGCTTCTTCTTCTGGAATTCCTAGCCCTGTTAATGCACCGACGATGCTTCCTGCTGCTGCGCCGATACCTGCACCAGCCAAGGTTGTGGCAATTGTTCCACCCGCAAGGAAAGGACCTACACCAGGAATGAGTAAGGCTTCTAAACCTACTAACAAACCGCCAACGCCGCCTAAAACTGTACCTGTGGTTGCACCAATACCAGCGCCTTCTTGTGCTTCAGTTTCTCCGCGTTGCTTAACTTGATTGCGGTTTTCTACGTCAACTCCTGCAACCTGATCGTTACGGTTTGTGTCTTTAGCTAAGATTGAAACTTTGTCCATTGAGAAGCCTGAATCTCTTAGGGCATTAAGTGCGGATTCAGCCTCTGTCCGGCTGGAAAATGTACCAACTGCACGCTTAAGCTGAGTTGCCATTATTCCCTCCTTTTGTGACTACAACAGTATTGAAGCTTTGAGCTTCTTTACATGAGTTTCTAGTTTCGCGAATTAAACTCTGTGTTTCATCAGTCTCTGGTTTTACATATTTATCTATCACAAGAGAGGGAGGAATTGTGATTTATACACTGAACAGTGGACAGCGAAGATTTTCAACTGTCAACTCTCCACTATAATTTGTCACTGTACACTAGTGGACGTAACTGGACTCGAACCAGTGACCTCTACGATGTCAACGTAGCGCTCTAACCAACTGAGCTATACGTCCGCAGAACAATGATATTAGCATAGACCTCAACTAGAATGCAATCGTCCAGATTTTTTGTAAAGCGATCGCATTGATATGTAAGTGGTATCCTGCTTTATGTTTACCAGGAAATTCCTACTAGATCGACAAAGCGTGTAAAAATAGATACTAATTAACAGCGTGTAAGGCTTCCTTAATAAATCAACCTACCTAATATCTAAGCAAGAGGTGAGCTTTATGTCAGAACTGAATCAACAGAGATATAGTGACACTGCGATTGTTTTTTTACATATTCCTAAAGCTGCGGGTAGTACACTTAATACAGTAATTAATCGTCAATACGCAAAAGATTCGATTTTCTCTATTTATGGTTTTGAACGTAGTGAAAGAGAAGCTAAAACTGTAGAGCAGTTTAAAACTCTGCCGGAAACGCGTCGAAGTAAAATAAAACTTTTGAGAGGACACGTTGGCTTCGGACTGCACGATTACTTACCGCAGCCATCAACCTATATTACTCTACTACGTGACCCAGCCGAGCGAGTTGTTTCGCTCTATCGTTACATCATTCGCCGACCAGAGCATCCACTTTATGACCCAGTAAAAACTAATAATTTGAGTCTAGAAGAGTTTGTGCGTAGTGGTATAGCTCCGAGCGCCTATAATGGTCAGACTAAAATTATAGCTGGATTTAAAAAGGGCAGTACGGAGTACGAAGATTTTTCAATAAAACTGTTAGAGGTTGCTAAAAAAAATATACAAGAACATTTTGCCGTCGTGGGGTTAACTGAAAAGTTTGATGAGTCTCTCCTCTTGCTGCAAAGGGTTTTAGGTTGGAAACTTCTTTTTTACAGAAGGAAAAACGTCGCTGAACAGACAAACAAAGATATACCATCAACTACGACTTCCCTTATTCAAAAATACAATGAATTAGATATGGAACTCTACCATTTCGCAGAAAAGTATTTAGAAAATCAGATGAATTTGTATGGAGATTCTTTGATTAGAGATATTAATAGATTTAAGTTTTTGAATCAGCAATATGGGCAAGTTTCATTGGTTTCACGTTCGCTATTGAGTAAAATGAAGTTCTTCTAACTACTCAAAAGCGATCGCATTTTTAATAGGGTTATCAGCTTTTGTTATTTTACCAATTTTCAATTAAGTATTATTTGCGCAAAACTATAACAGGGCAATGCGCGAATCGAACGACTCTTTCTGCTACAGAACCAAGGAAAAAACGACTCAAACCAGTACGTCCATGTGAGGGGATAACTATTAAGTCAGCATTGATTTCTTGAGCGTAATCAATAATTTTAGAACTAGGATCGCCGACTAAGACTCCTATATGAACTCCTTGATATTCTGATGTCAAGCGTTCTTGTAGTACTTCTTGCACGTGTTTTATGCGTGTCCCATCATCTATTGTACTCCAAACAATTCCTGGTTCAGCAGGATGGAGATGAGAGAGAACGTGCAATACGTGTAGTTGAGAAGGATCTTTAACAAATTCTCGTGCTGGTTCAAGTGCAGCGAAGGATTCCTCAGAAAAATCGATTGGCACTAAAACACAATTTTTTTCTAACCAAGTCATAACATTTTTCCTTATTAGCACTCACAGCTTTTTGAGGTGGTGGGTAATAGGTAATACCATTTCACTTTAAATTTGCTACAAATGGGTAGCAGAGGAAGCAGAGAGAGAAATTAACTGTAGTTCTTATTTAGTCAAATGGTATAATAGGTGAATATTTAATGACCAATTACCAATTACCAACCATATAAATTACATTTTTTGCACCTATTTACGAACTAAATTATCTATAAACTGGCATTTGTCCAGTATTCAATCGTTTCATATAGCTTTCTAAATCTGCTGCAACTTTCCCAGACAACAAATAGCAACCCAGGATATTAGGAAACGCCATAGACAAAATCATCATATCGCTGAAGTCGAGAACCGCACCTAGGTTAACAACAGAACCAATGAAGACAAAAATGACGAAGATAACTTTGTAAATCATTGTAGAGCGATCGCCAAACAAGTAAGCCCAACAACGTTCGCCGTAGTAACTCCAAGAAATCATCGTTGAGAAGGCAAACAAAAACACAGCGATTGACAGAATAATGGGAAACCAACTAATAACAGAAGCAAATGCCGTATTCGTTAGCTGTACTCCACTATCAGTTTGATCGGTGTACACGCCAGTAATGACAACGACTAACGCTGTCATATTACAAATGATTACAGTGTCAATAAATGGTTCTAATAAAGCAACGATTCCTTCGCGAATTGGTTCTTCTGTACGCGCTGCGGAATGCGCGATCGCCGCTGAACCAACACCAGCTTCATTAGAAAAAGATGCGCGTCTAAATCCTTGTACGAGTACTCCAATAAAGCCTCCTGTAAAAGCTTGAGGGACAAACGCTTCGCGCACAATCGTGGCAAAAGCAGCAGGAACTTGCGGTAAATTCGTCAGAATAATCCACAATGCCGCTAAAACATAAATCAAGCACATCGCAGGGACAAGCTTCTCCGCAACTCCACCGATGCGACGAATACCACCAATGATCACCAAAGCGACCATTGCGCCTAGAATTAATCCATAAAGCCAGCTTCGTCCTACAAATAAGGGAACAACTCCAGCGATCGCCGAGTAAGATTGGTTGGCTTGAAACATATTACCGCCACCAAACGACCCACCAATACATAACACCGCAAATAAGCCTGCTAGTACCCTTCCGAGAGGGCGCAATCCGAGTTCTCCCAAACCGCGCGATAAATACCGCATCGGACCCCCCGAAACTGTACCATCAGGCGATACTAAGCGATATTTTTGACCAAGCGTACACTCAACAAACTTACTGGACATTCCCAGCAATCCCGCGATCGTCATCCAAAACATCGCGCCAGGACCACCCAATTGAATAGCGATCGCCACCCCTGCAATATTTCCTAATCCAACCGTTGCTGAAAGTGCTGCGGATAAAGCTTGAAAGTGAGTGACTTCTCCAGTTTCCGCCGGATTATCGTAATGCCCTTGCACGACAGAGATCGCGTGACCAAAAGCCCGAAAATTGACAAATTTCATCCGCAGTGTAAAAAAAACCGCGCCGATAATGAGCCACAAGACGATAAACGGTAGACCTGCAACACTGAAAAACAGTACCTGCGACAGTGCATCTACCAAACCAGAAAAAACCGCATCAATTCCTGCAACAAAGCCATTGTCTGCTGTTGTCTCTTCGGCTGCTAATGCTGTTCCTGATGCAACCAGCAGCAGTAATACTGAGAATATAGGAGATTTTCGCAGCACCCTTATAAGCGAATATTTTGTCATCAGATACTATTGCAATCACTAGATACAGAATGTCAAACAAACTATAAATTTATTTGACGATAAAACTGTTAGCAAGGAAACATTTTGTTGCGTTTTGATGAAAATCTTCTTAGGTACCTACTCCCCGCGAGATAAAACTCTTTCTGGGCAAAATCTAAAATAGAGTTAAATCTTGTTAAGAAATTTAAAATAAGTTGGTTAGTTGCATGACAACGGCTTTAATTACAGGTGCTTCTGCGGGGATTGGTGCGGCTTTTGCGCAAGAACTAGCTGCACGCAAGACAAATTTAGTATTAGTAGCGCGATCGCAAACGAAACTTGAACAACTCGCAACACAACTACAAACGCAATACCAAATTCAAGTAGAGATTATTCCCCAAGACTTGACCGCACCACAAGCAGCGCAAACTGTATTTGATACCGTCAACAGTAAGGGTATCGCCATCGACTTGTTAATCAACAACGCTGGCTTTGGCGAATATGGCGACTTTATCGAACTTGATCGCGAACGACAGTTAAATATGATACAGCTAAATGTTCTGGCGCTCGTAGATTTAACACATCTATTCTTATCACAAATGCGGCAACGCGGTTCAGGCAATATTATTAATATGTCTTCGGTTGCAGCGTTTCAATCGATGCCTTACCTTAGCGTCTATGCGGCAACAAAGTCATTTATCCTCAGTTTTAGTGAAGCTTTATGGGCAGAAAATCGTAAATATGGGGTACGTGTGATTGCAGTTTGTCCAGGACCAACCGACACAAACTTTTTTACAGATGCAGAATTTCCGCCAATTTTAGTTAATATTGCCGAAAAAAATTACACTTCCACAAAAATTGTTGTTCGTGAAGCTTTAGCGGCTATAGAAAAAGAGCATCCTGTCATTGTTCCTGGAGATTTGCGAAATCAAATCTTAGCCAATATCCCGCGATTTGTACCAAGAGAAGCCATTACAACTTTTTGGAAAACAGTTTTAGGAAGTAGAAAGTAAAGGTTGGTAACCGGTAATCGGTAATTGGTCATTGTGAGATATTAGCTTTTTCTGTTAGCTGTAGCTGCTGGCGAATAAATTCACTAGCTAAATAAACAAAGTCCACCAATTTAGAGTTATGAGTTAAGAAAATTCTTGAGAGTTCAAAACTAAAAACTTAAAATTCATAACGCTTAAAACTTTGCTTGGATAGCCCTGAAGGAAGTCGGAGGGCGGCTGTGATTCATGCAGCAGGTCTGCTAAATATTAAATGCGAACGCACTACAGTCTTTTTTATTACCTATTACCAATTACCCATTACCAAAACTTTAAGTTATACATACCGAGTTAACTGCACGCGGTAACGTTCCTTTTTAGTAACAGCAACTTCACCGACTTCTAGGCGTCCTTTACCACGAATTGCAATTAAATCTCCAGGTTTGACTTGTGCGCTTGCTTGAGTTACCTCTTTCCAGTTAACACGCACATCGCCAGCATCAATCATATCAGCCATTTTGCTGCGAGAAGTGCCAAAGCCAGCGGAAGCGATCGCATCTAACCTTAAAGAAGCTTCAACCGTTGTTAGGTCTTTTTTCTTTGGTTCGCGAATCTTGAGTTCACTTAACTCGATTCGTTGTATTTTTACCGGAACCGAACGCACTTGCTGAAGATTCATTTCTAAAAATTCGACAAGTTCAGGAACAACAATCGCTTGTGCGCCACGTTCGCCCAAAACAATAATGTCACCTGTTTTCTCGCGAACAATACCAGTACCCAGCATTGCCCCCAAAAAATCGCGATGAGTTGCGGTATCAAATAAAAAATTTCCAGAAATATCAAGCGCCGCAACAGCGACGTGTGATAAATCTAGCGGTATTTCAGGACGCGCGATCGCCAAACGTTGCCTTTCTGCTTGCGGATATCCACCCCAAGCGATCGTTTGTACCTCAGTTAAACGGCTAAAAACTTGTTGTGTTTCCGCTAATTCTGGAGGAGACAAAAAATCCGTTAAGACAACTTCCCAAGTTTTAATCGCCTGTTGTGCTTGATCGATTACCCGCGCAATACTATCTCGGTTTTCAACGCCCTTTAAAAGTTCTTCTCTTGGTAGCATTCTGAATATATCTGATGTTTTCAATTAATGCCGCGCGATCGCAGTTTATAATTACCTATTCTCCCCTGCGCCTCTGCTCACACTCCCGCAGGATCGACATATCCTTGAAGATTCTCCGGTTCAAACTGACGCAAAACCCGTGTTGCTTGACGAGTCAAAGTTTCTGAACCGCGCACCACAACCAAATACTTACCCGCATCGAGGCGATTGCGATAAGGCAAAGCGTCACCACTCCCAAAAGCTATCCCTGCTGCACCACCAACAAAAAAGCTTCCCATATAGCCAGCCGCAGCCCCTAATAACCCACCAATCAACTGATTACCAATATCGCCAGCCCAGGGGAAAGTATTCAACCCTGTTAGCAAATTGAAGGCAATTCCGGCAACAAAGCCAAACGGCACAAGCCACAGCATCATAATTCGCGATTGCTTTCTAGCCTGCTCTTTCGGGTCAATCAACCCAAACTCATCAGCACTTTTGTATCCTCGACCGAGAATACTGACTTTATCAGTGGGAATACCTTCTTTTTCGAGCGCTAAGTAAGCAGCTTCGGCTTGGATGCGATCGGGGAGTACAGCAAC
This window contains:
- a CDS encoding Gfo/Idh/MocA family protein, with the protein product MTVGQPIPHLQRNQPQPIRVGVIGVGNMGQHHTRVLSLLKDVELVGVADINIERGLDIASKYRIRFFEDYRDLLPHVEAVCVAVPTRLHHAVGMTCLQAGIHVLIEKPIAASIAEAESLVNAAAESQCILQVGHIERFNPAFQELSKVLKTEELLALEAHRMSPYSQRANDVSVVLDLMIHDIDLLLELAGAPIVKLTASGSRAAGSGYLDYVTAILGFANGIVATLTASKVTHRKIRRIAAHCKNSLTEADFLNNEILIHRQTTANYMTDYGQVLYRQDGLIEKVYTSNIEPLHAELEHFVSCVRGGNQPSVGGEQALKALRLASSIEQMALDGKAWKEEVELYQRNGSAVVI
- a CDS encoding glycerol-3-phosphate acyltransferase, whose product is MLQVWGAIAIFLICPLIGGLPLIAWMTSALTRRNLANIGTGNISVSAAFYHGGKLAGILAVLSEALKGIAAVLMARAFFPQAPEWELIALIALVMGRYWIGRGAGTTNVVWGFIVHDPVVAGLVFLIGGISFTVLRERQLGKYGILILFPLLTALLRPHDSARIVAAIALAVLLGWIYQKIPDDLNLTADAGHAESQKVFRFFRGDKAIVSLSDELSAAQVGQKAATLSQLLRWGYPVPKGWVLPPGDDSEPFVTYLPTSEKSPLVVRSSAVGEDSQQASAAGQYKTVLNVTSQAQLQQAIASVLASYDNPSAIEYRKGRGLPEAAMAVLIQTQVQGVFSGVAFSRDPMTQQGDAVVIEALPGNASKVVSGQVTPEQYRVIVSQADLEHSQNWVLPENIALAVEGEGDIPPRLIRQVAFLARHLEARYHGIPQDIEWSYDGETLWLLQSRPITTLLPIWTRKIAAEVIPGLIRPLTWSINRPLTCGVWGEIFTIVLGSRARGLDFNQTATLHYSRAYFNASLLGRIFLRMGLPPESLEFLTRGAKFSKPPLRSTLRNTPGLMRLLNRELNLVKDFEKDYRQHFQPALVALHDLSDRDPAKLLSQIDSILVLLKRATYYSILAPLSAALRQAIFKAKDTEIDNSLTPEVAALRSLAQLAEDARRVLPVVPESTESVFVQLAATDRGREILQRFDELLARYGYLSEVGTDIAVPTWREEPEYVRELFVQFVGNEGLERNEPQRRIDGRKAASRGVGRKGKKGLVQARVDLKGRVTEVYSQLLAHLRWRFVALERVWIASGLLESTGDIFFLEFEEVRRVVAGIDSKKLSYDLQDLVTQRRSRLENDRILDAPFLVYGNSPPAPSAPSISSASLLQGIGASPGRVEGYVKVLRNLQGVSAIDRDTILVVPYTDSGWAPLLARSGGLIAEVGGRLSHGAIVAREYGLPAVMDIHNATVILKDGQRVQIDGQLGTVQILSD
- a CDS encoding lipid kinase, with protein sequence MTRRALLLVNRHARQGRNLAQAIAQLESLGLELIPEITEDARFLPEIIRSYQNKVDLAIVGGGDGTLNAAVDGLVDSHLPLGILPLGTANDLARTLGIPNLAAACKIIARGNIQYIDLGWVNGKHFFNVASLGLSVQITQKLTKEAKRRWGVFAYAITAIEAMWQAHPFYAEIRRNGQSIQVKTIQIAVGNGRYYGGGMAIVHDAKINDQRLDVYSLEIQHWWQMLTLFPALRRGRHTKSSGVRAFHGQEIEVYTRKPLPINTDGEITTYTPAHFRVIPRALAVLMP
- a CDS encoding exopolysaccharide biosynthesis protein; translation: MLRFSHDIKLLLEKLASQPLTIGEILAETSERGFSLVIALLVLPFLFPMPPGFTGPLGSGCLLLSLQMALGRRSPWLPKKVAQFQFPRRFVVQILQNLRRVTRIVEKIARPRWTALAQSHIAWQLNGVCISWLTILLISPIPFTNPIPTVGILLFAVATLESDGLLMCVSYVLTALITLIVVSIGYTLWQAPNFLPNVF
- a CDS encoding general stress protein, encoding MATQLKRAVGTFSSRTEAESALNALRDSGFSMDKVSILAKDTNRNDQVAGVDVENRNQVKQRGETEAQEGAGIGATTGTVLGGVGGLLVGLEALLIPGVGPFLAGGTIATTLAGAGIGAAAGSIVGALTGLGIPEEEAQGYSDRVSQGDYLVFVEGTAADIDRAGTVLSSRGIHQWAVYDIPVSQSRTNTTPTQVETVEQRTPQYTSEVHTERVVNSTTTEPNVKVVDRRQETR
- a CDS encoding sulfotransferase family 2 domain-containing protein, whose translation is MSELNQQRYSDTAIVFLHIPKAAGSTLNTVINRQYAKDSIFSIYGFERSEREAKTVEQFKTLPETRRSKIKLLRGHVGFGLHDYLPQPSTYITLLRDPAERVVSLYRYIIRRPEHPLYDPVKTNNLSLEEFVRSGIAPSAYNGQTKIIAGFKKGSTEYEDFSIKLLEVAKKNIQEHFAVVGLTEKFDESLLLLQRVLGWKLLFYRRKNVAEQTNKDIPSTTTSLIQKYNELDMELYHFAEKYLENQMNLYGDSLIRDINRFKFLNQQYGQVSLVSRSLLSKMKFF